One Nicotiana sylvestris chromosome 12, ASM39365v2, whole genome shotgun sequence genomic window carries:
- the LOC104237521 gene encoding protein S40-7-like, translating into MDQNGIVSFRHRQSPSSDRFLGVFSPPQSDAALGGGVDSSVADDDELNEDDVFWTGRDFTESQRRSTSPSQNSRRQSFRKHEKFGILAALSEDHRKTDLPVLRRKSSITSSPSGTAPISASPSTVMPFPRAIPSIPKPPSDNFNFNHSKSMPARKFQHSAPVNVPMMPKKALRNGDLADIEIDEDDADDEMLPPHEMVARGSMRSPRTTFSMLEGVGRTLKGRDLRQVRNAVWRQTGFQD; encoded by the coding sequence ATGGATCAAAACGGCATCGTTAGCTTCCGCCACCGTCAATCTCCCTCGTCCGATCGGTTCCTCGGCGTGTTCTCTCCGCCGCAGAGTGATGCTGCTCTCGGCGGAGGGGTAGATTCATCGGTCGCCGATGATGATGAGCTCAACGAAGATGACGTGTTCTGGACTGGAAGAGACTTCACTGAATCTCAACGCCGCTCTACTTCTCCTTCACAAAATAGTCGCCGTCAGTCCTTTCGTAAGCATGAGAAGTTTGGTATTCTCGCTGCATTATCGGAGGATCACCGGAAAACTGATCTGCCTGTTCTCCGTCGGAAGTCTTCAATCACTTCCTCGCCCTCCGGTACGGCGCCGATTTCAGCTTCGCCTTCTACAGTGATGCCGTTTCCACGTGCAATACCTTCAATTCCTAAGCCTCCATcggataattttaattttaatcacTCAAAATCCATGCCGGCGAGGAAGTTCCAGCACTCGGCTCCAGTGAATGTTCCGATGATGCCGAAGAAGGCACTGAGGAACGGCGATCTTGCTGATATTGAAATTGACGAAGATGATGCCGATGATGAGATGTTGCCGCCGCACGAGATGGTGGCCAGAGGGTCAATGCGATCTCCTAGAACCACGTTCTCGATGCTGGAAGGCGTCGGAAGAACTCTCAAAGGGAGGGATCTTCGTCAGGTTCGCAATGCCGTGTGGCGCCAAACAGGTTTTCAGGATTGA